In Streptomyces paludis, the genomic stretch GGTGGGGTTGTGGGACTCCCAGAAGACCTTCAGGAGCTGGGCGTACGAGACGACGGACGGGTCGTAGACCACGCGGACCGCTTCCGTGTGGCCCGTCAGGCCCGAGCAGACCTCGTCGTACGTCGGGTTCGGTGTGTAGCCGCCCTGGTAGCCGACGAGGGTCGTCCAGACGCCCGGCGTCTGCCAGAACTTCCGCTCGGCACCCCAGAAGCAGCCCAGGCCGAAGTCGGCGACCTCCAGGCCCTCCGGGTACGGGCCCGCCAGCGGGTTCCCCAGGACCGTGTGGCGCGCGGGGATCCCGAACTCGGGCTCGGGGCGGCCCCGGAGCGCCTGCTCGGGGGTGGGGAGTTCGGGGGTGCGGCGCGTCAGGAACATCGGGTGGTCTCCTCCGGGTGCGGCGGCCTCCTCGGGACGAGGCCGCCGGGCGTTCATGGGCGGGTGCTGCGGGCGTACAACAGGTACAGCGCTTACTCACGGGAACGTGTGGCGCGCTCCCTGCATTCCGGACGCGGTCCCCACTCAGCGCCCTCCCTCAGCGCGGCAGCGTCGCCGGGCTTCCCCCGTTCGACTCGTATCCCGCCACCGCCAGCGCCCGGTACACCGCGTACCCCGCCGCCGGGTCGCCGTCCAGCGTCCACGGCAGCGCGCCGACGTGGCCGTCGACCCGTACCAGCTGGTTCATCGCGTCCGACCAGCGCTCGCAGCGGACGAGGAACAGGATCAGCAGATGCCGTACGTGCGAGAGCATCGGATCGTCGGGGCGCGCCGAGTGCACCGCGTAGAGCGCGCCGTCCACCGCCTTCGTCACCACCGCGCTCTGGTAGAAGCCGCGCACGAGGTTCACCTCCGGCAGATGCTCGTGCACCGCGAAGAGCGGCAGCGCGGCCAGCAGCGAGCCCTGGGGGGCGCGGGCGGCTGCCGAGGTCGCGAACTCGTCGGCCTCCTTGCGCGAGCCGTGCCACTTCTCGCACCAGTAGTGCAGCGCGGCCAGATGCGCGCCCATATGGGCCGGCGCGCGGTCGATGATCTTCGCCCAGAGCCGGTCGAACTCCTCGTGCGAGTAGCCCAGTCCACGGGCCACGGCCAGCTCCGTGATGTACGGCACGGGGTCGCCCGGCGCGAACAGCCCCGCCTGCGCGCAGACCGTACGCGCCTCCTCCAGGATGATCCGGAAGTCGTCCGACCCGGCGGCCGAGGAGCGCCACGCCTGCTGCACCAGGAACTCCGCGTGCACCGCCGCGCCGCCCGCGTCCTTCGGTGACTCCGCCCGCCA encodes the following:
- the msrA gene encoding peptide-methionine (S)-S-oxide reductase MsrA, coding for MFLTRRTPELPTPEQALRGRPEPEFGIPARHTVLGNPLAGPYPEGLEVADFGLGCFWGAERKFWQTPGVWTTLVGYQGGYTPNPTYDEVCSGLTGHTEAVRVVYDPSVVSYAQLLKVFWESHNPTQGFRQGNDVGTQYRSALYPHTEAHTEAATASRDAYQEVLTAAGHKTITTEILPAEGRVFYPAEAYHQQYLDKNPDGYCGIGGTGVTLSSPSETNWGRSCPTGIAPASDPSEH